In Myxococcales bacterium, a genomic segment contains:
- a CDS encoding HlyD family efflux transporter periplasmic adaptor subunit: MTPATSTNAHAGTSGPTAHDVAVRRQKRSRFIRRVAWGVAVLGVVSIAALSLRTAPVSVEGVAARRGDLVVTIEEMAKTRVRDRYVVSAPTAGSLLRIELRPGDVVKEGSVLASIVPMSAALLDARTRAEAQARSLGAAAAERQSRASVARVTLAESHAADELSRTKKLVESGSLPPDRLRDAELEAQMRAQEVLSARFATQMAAHEAQMAAAALKRFDGGAAEERFDVTAPVSGRVLRVVRESAGVVQPATPLFELGDPARLEIVSDLLTADAVRLRPGARAAVMRWGGAPLMAHVKLVEPSAVTRLSALGVEEQRATVVLDLDEPKEKWSALGDGYRVEVRIVVAEQKNVLSLPLGAVFRHEAGWATYVIRGDVAKLAAVELGARSEAEVEITKGLSDNERVVLHPSERVSDGTRIAVR; encoded by the coding sequence ATGACGCCCGCCACCTCCACCAACGCTCACGCGGGTACTTCGGGCCCGACTGCTCACGACGTCGCCGTGCGCCGCCAAAAGCGTTCGCGCTTCATCCGGCGCGTCGCCTGGGGCGTGGCCGTCCTCGGCGTCGTGAGCATCGCGGCTCTGTCGCTCCGCACAGCGCCCGTGTCAGTAGAGGGCGTGGCCGCTCGTCGCGGCGATCTCGTCGTCACCATCGAAGAGATGGCGAAGACGCGCGTTCGCGATCGCTACGTCGTTTCGGCTCCCACGGCGGGGAGCTTGCTCCGCATCGAGCTGCGGCCCGGCGACGTTGTCAAGGAGGGCAGCGTGCTCGCGAGCATCGTGCCCATGAGTGCGGCCCTGCTCGACGCGCGAACGCGGGCGGAAGCCCAAGCGCGCTCCCTTGGTGCGGCGGCCGCCGAAAGGCAGTCGCGCGCGTCGGTGGCACGCGTCACATTGGCCGAGTCCCACGCGGCCGATGAGCTGTCGCGCACGAAGAAGCTCGTCGAGAGCGGCAGTCTCCCACCCGATCGATTGCGCGACGCGGAGCTGGAGGCGCAGATGCGCGCGCAGGAGGTTCTGTCGGCGCGTTTTGCGACGCAGATGGCGGCCCACGAGGCTCAGATGGCGGCGGCCGCGTTGAAGCGTTTCGACGGTGGCGCGGCCGAGGAGCGCTTCGACGTCACGGCGCCGGTGTCGGGACGCGTCCTTCGCGTGGTGCGGGAGAGCGCCGGCGTCGTGCAACCGGCGACGCCACTCTTCGAGCTGGGCGACCCGGCGCGGCTCGAGATCGTGAGCGACTTGCTGACCGCCGACGCCGTGCGATTGCGGCCCGGGGCACGAGCTGCGGTGATGCGATGGGGCGGCGCGCCGCTGATGGCGCACGTGAAGCTCGTCGAGCCGTCGGCGGTCACGCGCCTCTCGGCGCTCGGCGTCGAGGAGCAACGCGCGACGGTGGTCCTCGACCTCGACGAGCCGAAGGAGAAGTGGTCAGCGCTCGGCGACGGCTACCGGGTTGAAGTGCGCATCGTGGTGGCCGAGCAGAAGAACGTGTTGTCGCTGCCGCTCGGGGCCGTGTTTCGTCATGAGGCCGGATGGGCGACGTACGTGATTCGTGGTGACGTGGCGAAGCTCGCGGCGGTAGAGCTCGGCGCGCGCAGCGAGGCGGAGGTGGAGATCACGAAGGGTCTCTCCGACAACGAGCGCGTGGTCCTCCACCCGAGCGAGCGCGTGAGCGACGGAACGCGCATCGCGGTGCGGTGA